The Brachyhypopomus gauderio isolate BG-103 chromosome 1, BGAUD_0.2, whole genome shotgun sequence genome includes the window GCTAGCCATTCATCATGATTGTAAGGGCATTTAAAGTCTGACCTAACCTATTTTTATGAACATTTATGGCCATTTCTTCATCACAGCACTGCTATATTTTGACACACAGAATGGTTTACAGTTAAGATCAGATAATCAACATAAACCAAGAAGTGAGGTTGCTCAAACTATATCTGGTTCAAACAGGCATGATATTTCCTGTGTTTGCGCACATGATTTATAACATataaaatgtactgtataatCTTTTACGATTAGCTGATCTATTGTAAATATCTTTCTGTAAGCATATTCTGGTCATGTTTAAAATATGTCTCAAATGTTATGGTTACATAGAGGTTACAAGTTGTTGACAATGGCTGATTTTAGATGAAATTTGCATATTGagtatttaaatattaatatgcctCAAAGCTACAGCCACTCATTTAGGCTCACTGGCCACAACGTTCAACCAGTTGTAACCAATCAGGAAGTCTGTGCTTTTTAGCGAGTGTCAGGATTGGATGTATTTAAATGGACTGAAAACTTTGCTCCTTCATTCCTATTTGCCTCTCCTCTGTGACTCAGTTTATCTTCAAGCCAAATTTCTACTTTAACATGGAGCACAATATATATAGAAAAGATCAGATCAGGTAAGACGTAAAGTTTCTTTGTCTCTTGTTATCAGGAATCTTTAATGAGTGAATGTCACAAATAATTACTGAGAAGAGTGTGAATATGTTTTGAGCATATTAATGTATAAAGGGACAGAATAGCAATACAGACATTTAAATACTGACATTTACGCTCTCACAGATTGTGAGTGATGTTGTTTAAGCTGTGTACAGTAGGTTGTGGGTTTTATTCGCATTTACATATATTTCCTGGAGGCCAGTTACAAGATGAAAAatagttttgtttttaaatcctCTTTAGTGTTTCAGTGTAGTCTTCCTAAAGGGCAAAAATCCTTTTAGTCAGTTTTAGTTGTGGCGAATAACCTGAAATGTCTGTGGTAAAAGACAAGGTTGTTATGTTAATGAGAACTCTTAAAAACACACCTTAATGAGTTAGCAAAGATTTGTCCCGGCATGTCAGACGTCACCATCATCTTTCTCCATTGTACCACATTCTGCCATATGGTTTAGTGATAAGTGCAACACATTTCACTTCCCCAGTCTATGAGAAAGGCTGGGGctcagctatatatatatatatatatatatatatatatatatatatatatatatatatatatatatatatatatatatatatatatatatatatatatgtgatatatataatttttttttgcctcCTCCCAGTCATGAAGACTATCAGAAATCAGCTGATTGGCTGTTATCCCAGACACAACACAGGCCCAAAATTGCCATTATCTGTGGTTCCGGACTGGGCCTGCTGGCAGAAGTCCTCCAGTTCCAAGACTCCTTCAAGTATTCGGAAATCCCTGGTTTTCCTCACAGCACAGGTACAACCGTGAGCTCAGCTGAAGCAGGTCACTGAAACAAGAGGACTCGTGGCCTTCTTTCTAGAAAAAAGATTTAGTGAGATAGACAAAGCACATGTACCAAATAATGTAATGTATAATGTATATGTTACCAAAGCTTcactttaaatgtttaaaatacagACTGTATATCTCCTTGAAATGAACCGGTCACAGCAGACACCATATTAGTAAAAGTATGCATTATGCATTTGTGGTCCCAGATAATAGTCTTGTACTGAAGAAATGTAGTAGTATATATCATagtggcttgtgtgtgtttttgtgtgtgtgtgtgtgtgtgtgtgtgtgtgtgtgtgtgtgtacgtgtgcatctgtttgtgtgcatgtgtgtgtgaacatttaCACTTGTGCACGCTCTCTTGCGTGTGCATGCACAGTGCAGGGCCATGCTGGGAGGTTAGTGTTTGGTGAACTCAGAGGAAAGACCTGCGTTTGTATGCAAGGCCGTTTCCACATGTATGAAGGTTACTCACTCTCTAAGGTGAGTCCTTTCACACTCTATGGTGTCTGTACTCTTGAGCCAGTCATGACTTAGTCACAAGTGTGAACTGGAGGGAAGTGCATTTCTTCAGTAAATAGCACCATGCGTGCTCTCCTGCTGCTGGTCACGCTGAGCTGCCTCACATGCTCAGTGCCGGTGCTCATTTCTCCAGTCAATGGTACTATTGTCCAGTTTGAACCTTGGGAGGCTTCCATTCAGTCTCTGGACACTTCCATTCAGTCTCTGGACACTTCCATTCAGTCTCTGGAGAGTACAGTAGAAGGCATACATCTTGGAGTAAGAAGGCTGAGATACATGAGCacagtgtttagatgtttgATGTTCCGGGCATTTCAAAGCCCAAGAGATATGAGGGCTGAGTGTGTTCTGGATCTCTGTCACAGGTTACTTTTCCAGTAAGGGTGTTCAAGCTTTTGGGGGTGGAGACCCTGATTGTCACAAATGCTGCAGGATCTTTAGCAGACAGCTACCACTGTGGTGACATCATGATCATCAAGGATCATATTAACATTCCCGGACTTGCTGGGTTGAACCCACTGAATGGCCCTAACGACGACAAGTAAGTTAGCCAATGCAGACGTGTTTTTATATGAACACAATACAGGGTTATCCAATCACAACCCTTCATTAAGAACCCAGGTATGATGACAAGATGACAATTTCATTCATCATTGAGTTAATTACCAGTTATTTCATTCAAAATGCTAATATGAATAAGAATGGATAAGAACAGAGAGAACATGAGAGAGCTTATGGTTAGCATGGTGCCACTAGGGGACACTGACCATCctcttgtctgtctgtctgtctgtctatttcCCAGGTTTGGGCCACGCTTTCCACCAATGTCTGGCGCTTATGATAAAGATCTGCGAAAGCTGGCCTTTGACATCTGTAAAAGCTTGGGCATGTCCAAGTTTGTGCAGGAGGG containing:
- the LOC143513208 gene encoding purine nucleoside phosphorylase-like, with protein sequence MEHNIYRKDQISHEDYQKSADWLLSQTQHRPKIAIICGSGLGLLAEVLQFQDSFKYSEIPGFPHSTVQGHAGRLVFGELRGKTCVCMQGRFHMYEGYSLSKVTFPVRVFKLLGVETLIVTNAAGSLADSYHCGDIMIIKDHINIPGLAGLNPLNGPNDDKFGPRFPPMSGAYDKDLRKLAFDICKSLGMSKFVQEGVYCMVGGPNFESVAEAGLLHRLGADAVGMSTAPEVVVAQHCGVRVFGLSLITNKVVRRYGDSDTVDHQAVLEVSAMRAAALQELVAELVGRMDMNNNTAM